Proteins from one Streptomyces genisteinicus genomic window:
- a CDS encoding alpha/beta hydrolase gives MRATLSAWKAAAAAVPLAARHAYELYHPPQAKPGRTPLSKGLPLRGLRLTTSRDAIPLSGWVVPGAGPHTVVVCHGMGRTMSSTLGHIEMLHRAGWHVVAYDLRNHGDSGRDRAFGSMADRYTGDLADVLRWVRADPELGGGEIALYAFSFSTWVALSVLARLDRPAAALVCDSGPMFDIGAGLQHFARVRRPALPAAQREGAGHAVYRSCFGALCRRMLAVRNWPPDLSGTPTRLMFVAGGQDPLVPESQIAPVADRYPRAERWTAPNALHMSALRFDREEYEERVLAFLTGAFAAHPTTAHSEAATDG, from the coding sequence ATGCGTGCCACCCTCTCCGCGTGGAAGGCCGCGGCCGCCGCGGTCCCCCTGGCGGCCCGGCACGCGTACGAGCTCTACCACCCCCCGCAGGCGAAGCCCGGCCGCACACCGCTGAGCAAGGGACTGCCGCTGCGCGGACTGAGGCTCACCACGAGCCGGGACGCGATACCCCTGAGCGGCTGGGTGGTGCCCGGCGCCGGACCGCACACCGTGGTGGTCTGCCACGGCATGGGCCGCACCATGTCCAGCACGCTCGGGCACATCGAGATGCTGCACCGGGCCGGCTGGCACGTCGTCGCGTACGACCTGCGCAACCACGGCGACAGCGGCCGGGACCGGGCCTTCGGGAGCATGGCGGACCGGTACACCGGCGACCTGGCCGACGTGCTCCGGTGGGTCCGGGCCGACCCCGAACTGGGCGGCGGCGAGATCGCGTTGTACGCCTTCTCGTTCTCCACCTGGGTGGCGCTGAGCGTCCTGGCGCGGCTCGACCGGCCGGCGGCGGCGCTGGTGTGCGACAGCGGGCCGATGTTCGACATCGGGGCGGGGCTCCAGCACTTCGCCCGGGTGCGCAGGCCGGCGCTTCCCGCGGCGCAGCGCGAGGGCGCCGGGCACGCCGTCTACCGCTCGTGCTTCGGCGCGCTGTGCCGGCGGATGCTCGCGGTGCGGAACTGGCCGCCGGACCTCTCCGGCACGCCGACGCGGCTGATGTTCGTCGCGGGAGGCCAGGACCCGCTCGTCCCCGAGTCGCAGATCGCGCCGGTCGCGGACCGCTATCCGCGGGCGGAGCGCTGGACCGCGCCCAACGCCCTGCACATGAGCGCTCTGCGGTTCGACCGCGAGGAGTACGAAGAGCGTGTCCTCGCCTTTCTGACCGGGGCGTTCGCCGCCCACCCGACCACAGCGCACAGCGAGGCCGCCACGGATGGATGA
- a CDS encoding DsrE family protein has protein sequence MDEYLLIESQGPWGGPGAERFVDDAVRLRAAGHDVVLLLIENGVTAALAGAGPTGPADAPGRGLRGLLDGGGRVWADAFSLTHRALVPDQLLPGVVPVEMDEVAARLLAPGTRGVWH, from the coding sequence ATGGATGAGTACCTGCTGATCGAGTCCCAGGGTCCCTGGGGCGGCCCCGGGGCCGAGCGGTTCGTCGACGACGCCGTCCGGTTGCGGGCGGCCGGGCACGACGTCGTGCTCCTCCTGATCGAGAACGGGGTCACGGCCGCCCTCGCGGGCGCCGGGCCCACGGGCCCGGCGGACGCACCGGGCCGCGGCCTGCGCGGTCTCCTGGACGGCGGCGGCCGCGTCTGGGCCGACGCCTTCTCGCTGACCCACCGGGCGCTGGTCCCCGATCAGCTCCTGCCCGGCGTCGTGCCGGTGGAGATGGACGAGGTGGCCGCCCGGCTGCTCGCCCCCGGCACCCGGGGGGTGTGGCACTGA